A window of the Parafrankia irregularis genome harbors these coding sequences:
- a CDS encoding YoaK family protein, with product MRRATDPKHNRPHAPGRDDPTAGESTAAGDSTFVGAHVGGPVHGNGHRRLTGLIRVNPGARPREAGKWRIVALLFTMTALTGLVDSLTFLGLGEVFVANMTGNVVVLGFSLADPRGISGVLSLNALTCFIIGALIGGRIGAWSAHHPRAWLGTVTAVQTALVTAALAVVVVWLHPSLDLAADRGGQLRDEPSTFADYVLVSTLAIAMGLQHATAQRLARPEIPTNVLTTAITMFAIQTRAGGGQGSQGLRQAAGPAVMFASAGAGALGFFRVSPLMPLCCGLALALASLALAVTPPPLARSGARPAPMTSLKRPIDDGATSED from the coding sequence GTGCGACGCGCGACCGACCCGAAGCACAACCGGCCGCACGCCCCGGGCCGCGACGACCCCACCGCCGGGGAAAGCACCGCCGCCGGGGACAGCACCTTCGTCGGCGCACACGTCGGCGGCCCTGTCCACGGCAACGGGCACCGCCGTCTGACGGGCCTGATCAGGGTGAACCCTGGTGCCCGCCCGCGTGAGGCAGGCAAGTGGCGGATCGTCGCGCTCCTGTTCACCATGACGGCCCTGACCGGTCTGGTGGACTCGCTGACCTTCCTGGGTCTCGGTGAGGTCTTCGTGGCGAACATGACCGGCAACGTGGTGGTGCTGGGCTTCTCGCTCGCCGACCCCCGCGGAATATCCGGTGTGCTCTCCCTGAACGCGTTGACCTGCTTCATCATCGGCGCGTTGATCGGTGGCCGGATCGGTGCCTGGTCGGCGCACCATCCGCGGGCGTGGCTCGGAACGGTCACCGCCGTCCAGACCGCGCTCGTCACGGCGGCACTGGCGGTGGTCGTGGTCTGGCTGCACCCCTCGCTGGACCTCGCGGCTGACAGGGGCGGCCAGCTGCGCGATGAGCCCAGCACGTTCGCGGACTACGTCCTCGTGTCCACCCTGGCGATCGCGATGGGCCTGCAGCACGCGACGGCGCAGCGGCTGGCCAGGCCGGAGATCCCGACGAACGTTCTCACCACGGCGATCACGATGTTCGCCATCCAGACCCGGGCGGGTGGCGGTCAGGGCTCCCAGGGCCTACGGCAGGCGGCCGGGCCCGCGGTCATGTTCGCCAGCGCCGGCGCCGGCGCGCTGGGGTTCTTCCGGGTCTCCCCGCTGATGCCGCTGTGCTGCGGTCTGGCGCTCGCCCTGGCGAGCCTCGCGCTGGCCGTCACGCCGCCCCCGCTGGCCCGCTCCGGGGCCCGACCGGCGCCGATGACGTCGTTGAAACGCCCGATTGACGACGGTGCGACGTCCGAAGACTAG
- a CDS encoding VOC family protein — MEIKELGHLVLYVRNLERSAAFYRDVLGWRQVFPEPDGANTLGIPAAAFSSGRTHHELLLIEVGEGAAALPRGRRVGLYHFGLKVGDSDDELRAVLAQIAEAGVQIAGASDHTVTHSLYIYDPDGNEIELYVDVPGVDWRNNPALIAAPIRPLRL, encoded by the coding sequence GTGGAGATCAAGGAACTTGGGCACCTGGTGCTCTATGTGCGTAACCTCGAGCGCTCCGCGGCCTTCTACCGGGACGTCCTCGGCTGGCGCCAGGTGTTCCCGGAGCCGGACGGCGCGAACACGCTGGGCATCCCCGCCGCCGCGTTCTCCTCCGGGCGGACGCATCACGAGCTGCTGCTGATCGAGGTCGGCGAGGGTGCCGCCGCACTGCCACGCGGGCGTCGGGTCGGGCTCTACCACTTCGGGCTCAAGGTCGGCGACAGCGACGACGAGTTGCGCGCCGTGCTGGCCCAGATCGCGGAGGCCGGCGTCCAGATCGCGGGCGCATCGGACCACACGGTGACACACAGCCTGTACATCTACGACCCGGACGGAAACGAGATCGAGCTGTACGTCGACGTGCCGGGTGTCGACTGGCGCAACAACCCCGCGCTGATCGCGGCTCCGATCCGTCCGCTGCGCCTCTGA